From the Callithrix jacchus isolate 240 chromosome 22, calJac240_pri, whole genome shotgun sequence genome, the window ctgtgtctAAGTCCTTCTTTTCTAaacatttcaacttttattttagatttggggttacatgtgcagatttattacataggtatagtGTGTGACACTGAGATTCGAGTTATGAATAATCTcaggtagtgaacatagtacccaatatagtacccaacaggtagttttttaGCCCTTGCCCCCTTGCTCTCTCCCCTCTCTAGTAGTCTCCAGTGTCTGCAAttcccaccctttttttttctttttttgagactcccaggctgaagtacaatggcaggatctcagctcactgcaacctccacctcccatgttgggatcctcccacctcagcctttcaagtagctgggattacaggcatgcactgccatgcccaactgatttttgtatttttagtagagaccaggtttcaccacgttggccaggctggtctcaaacccctgatcacaagtggtccacctgcctcagccccccaaagtgctaggattacaggcatgagccattgcactcaaacTCTGTTGGCTTCTTATATCTCCCTAAACCCATTCCTATAGAAATTTGCTTCTGTAGAGacagtttgttttgtttagttttgtttttgagacaatctctggctgtgttgcctaggctggagtgcagtgatgaaatcttggctcactgcaacctctgccttctggatttaagtgatttattttcctgcctcagcctcccaagtagctgggattacaggcaccagccaccacacccggcccgcaattctcatctttatgtccatgtgtactcagagtttagctcccacttataagtgaaaacatgtggtattttatgggacagggtctcactctgttgcccaggctggagtgcagtggcacagtttcagttcactgcagcctctgcctctcagagaaCATGgatatttcatttcctgttcctTCATTAATTCAcgcaggataatggcctccagctgcatccatgtggctgcaaaggacatggttacattcttttttatggctgtgtagtattccatgatgtagacataccgcattttctttatctaatccaccgttgatgggcacctgggttgattccatgtctttgctattgtgaatagtgctgtgctaaacatacatgtgcatgtgtatttttgaagaatgatttactttcctttgggtatatacccagtaatgggattgctgggttgaatggtagttctgttttaagttctttgagaaatgtccgaaatgctttccacaatggctcaaaaccaatttacattcccatcaacagtgtattagtattcccttttctctgaagtctcgccagcatctgttaatctgactttttaataatagccattctgactggcctgagattggtatctcattgtggttttgatttgcatttttctgatgatttgtaatcctgagaattttaaaaataaatttcttggcTACTTGGATGTCTTTTGAGATACtcaaattgtctgttcatgtcctttttaaaaCGGGGTCTTttgggtggggtgcagtggctcatacctgtaatcccagcatttagggaggccaaggcaggtggatcatctgaattcaggagtttgagaccagcctggccaatatggcaaaaacccatctctactaaaaataccaaaattagacaGCCGTGGTGttaggtgcctgttatcccagctacttgggaggctgagggaggagaatcacttgaaccagggaggcagaggcctgggcaacaaaataagactctgtctcaaaaaaataaaataaataataaaatagggttgttttttgcttgttgcaTTGTTTAAATCCCTTAGAAATTGAAATCCTCTTTATGTCTCTAAATATGTTGgtctggctgggtgtagtggctcacgcctataatcccagcactttgggaggccgaggcaggtggatcacaaggtcaagagatcgagaccatcctggtcaacaaggtgaaacccatctctactaaaaatacaaaaattagctgggcatggtgatgtgtgcctgtagtcccagctattcggaaggctgaggcaagagaattgcttgaacccagaaggtggaggttgcggtgagccgagatcatgccattgcactccagtctgggtaacaacagcaaaactctgtctcaaaaaaaaaaaatacgtaggTATCTTCGGCACACATCTGGGGTGCTACATCCCCTCAACCCACCAAGCTTTAGCATAGCTGTTGTGGCAGACAGTTCCATGTGTGTCCAGATAGCTCTGGTTTAGCCCAGCTATTCTCCAAATGTGCTCCCTaatggtgtagtggctcacacctttaatcccaacactttgggaggccaagaagcggggaggatcacctgaggccaggagttcaagaccagcctgggcaccatatcgagaccctgtctctacaaaaaaaattaaaaattagctgggtgtggtgccacatgactgtagtcccaactactctggaggctgaggcgggaggattgcttgagcccaggaacttgaggttgcagtaagttatgtatgattgcaccagtgtactccagcctgggtgacaaagcaagaccctgttggaaaaaaaaagtgtggtctTTGAAACAGTCAAGTTAGTATCACCTGGGTACTTGTTAAAAGTACAAATGTTCAAGTCCCACCTCAGACCCACTGAACCAGAAACTCTGAGGTTGGGACCTGGAGATCTTTGTTGTCCCCAGCTGATCCTGATGGGCTGCACTGCAAGGACACCTGGTCTGGCTCCTGCAAGCCATCCCTGTCTGcttgcctttcttccttcctttccttccttccttccttccttgtttctttcttcctttttttttttttttttttgagatggagtttcactcttgttacccaggctggagtacaatggtgcattctcggctcaccgcaacctccgcctcctggcttcaaacgattctcctgtctcagcctcccaagtagctgggattacaggcatgtgccaccatgcccagctaatgtttttttttatttagcagagacggggtttcaccatgttggccaggatggtctcgatctcttgacctcgtgatccacccacctcagcctcccaaagtgctgggattacaggtgtgagccactgcgcctggctctttcttcttcttctttttttttgaccgagtctcactctgccacccaggctggagtgcagcagttcAATCTCAtcttactgtaacctctgtcttctgggttgaagtgattctactgcctcagcctcccaagtagctgggattacaggtgcctgccaccacacctggctaatttttgtattttttagtagagacagggtttcaccatgttggtcaggctggtcttgaacttctgacctcaagtgatccacctacctcggcctcccaaaatgctgggattacaggcatgagccaccacactgagctcCTCTCTGCTTTTCTACCTCAGATCTCAGATGGCTCtcacccaggtgtggtggctcatgcctgtaatcccagcactttgggaggccaaggcgggaggatcacttgagcccaggagtttgagaccagcctgggcaacatagggagacctcatctctacaaaaaagtcaaaaaaaaggCATGGTAgatgatggcacacatctgtggtcccagctactcaggaggctgaggcaggagaaatgcttgagcctaggaggtcaaggctgcagtgagctgtgatcgcaccactgcactcccgcctgggctacagagccagaccctgtctcaaaaaacaaacaaaaaacctccagATGGTTCTCAGTACCACTGCCTCCTCCCACAGAGATAATCATCCCCCAGGTGGGTAAGAATTGGTCTCTCTGAACTTTCTGGGAGAGTAGGGGAACAATTCTAATGTGTTCTAGAAGATTCCTTGAAGTTCACCAGCACAGTTGAGCCCCAGTTGCCCAGGGAAGTGACCTGTTCCTCATCAACGCATCCTCTGTTAGCCTGTTAGCATCTGtctccatttccttcttccctttcccttgccCTTGTTTCCTAGGATCACCCCCAACATCAACTGGTTCCactgggggatttttttttttttttcagatggagtttcgttcttgttgctcaagctggagtgcaatggtgcgatctcagctcactgcaacctctgcctcccaggctcaagcgattgtcctgccttaatctcccaagtagctgggattacatgtgcccaccacctctctcagctaatttttttttttttttgtatttttagtagaaatggggtttcaccatgttagccaggctggtcttgaactcctgacctcaggtgatctgcccgcctctgcctcccaaagtgctgggattacaggcatgagccactacactgaATTCTAATCCCAGTCCTGTTCTTGGGATGGAATCCATGTCTTTCCCTCTGTCTCCACCACTTCTGTAGCAGCCCTGAAGCTTCTGCATCCTTTTTCTGAGTGTCTGAGTGACCAGTAGCCATTGTGCTCGGCCAGGAGCACTGATGAACTTTGCTAATGATCTGGAAAGGCGGGCCCTGGGGCTGAGTTAATTTTAGCTGCAATTTTTCAGTATATAAGTGGAAGGAGCCAAGAGCTATTCTGAAACGCTCAGCAGAGCTAGGGATGCCAGGGTAGAAGGACCCATAACCCCCTCCCAAGGTCACTTTACTCCTCCACTCAGATGGGGGATCCTGGGGGTGGCTTCCCCAGGATCTGAGGACCACTCAGGTTCCCCAGAACAGGGACATGCCCCCTTCAGACCACCCAGGCCAAGGCCCTGTCCCCTTTGGACCAGGGTTCCTGAAAGATCACATCCCCACATTTCTATAACCAAGTTCCGAAGCCAGGCTTGGAGATGGTCACTCACATCCCGCTTCCTGTGACATATCTGCCAGGAGAGCCTGGGACCCAAACCCAGCCTTCCCTCCCCGTTCTCTCCCAAGCGTCAGGACAGGCAGACTCCATTCCTGCAGAGTCAGGTGTTGCCGCAGTTACATCCAGAGTCTTCCGTGGCGTGGTGGAcctgagtggggaggggaggggaagataATAGACACACTTCTCTGGGTCAATCTGGCCAGCCCCCTGTCTCTACTCCACTTCCTATCTTTTTCCTGCTCCCTAGCATATTTGGTCAatgggtcttttttcttttcctttttttttttttcttttgtattttcagtacagacaaggtttcaccacgttggccaggctggccttaaactcctgacctcatgatccacccaccttagcctcccaaagtgctgggattacaggtgtgagccacggcacccaggcttttctttttcttttatttttttatttttgagacagagtctcactctgttgcccaggctggaatgcagtggcaggatctcggctcactgcaacctgagcctctcaggttcaagcgattcttttacctcaggctcctgaatggctgggattacaggtgcgtaccaccccccacacaccaggtaattttatttatttatttagagacagaatcttgctctgtcccctaggctgaagtgcaatggtgcgatctcagatcactataatctccgcctcccaggtttgagagattctcttgcctcagcctcctgagtggctggaattactgtagctgccaccacatccggctaatttttgtatttttagtagagatggggtttctccatcttggccaggctggtctcgaatacctgacctcaagtgatccgcccaccttggcctctcaagaagctgggattacaggcgagagccccTGGGCCCGGCTGTCAGTGTGTCTTGAGGTCTATCCCTAATCCCAGATCGCACGAGTTTTCCCCCTTGCAGACAGAGAAAGGAGCCTTGGAAAGGAGCCCACCTGGCCTCAAAGATCAAGCCTGTTGCTGGGCATggccaggtaaggaaactccaccAGTGGAAAGGACATTCCAGGGAGGTGGTGCTGAGATAGGGGAGCAGAAAGAAACAGGTTTGGGGGCCGGTGGCTCTGGAATGAAGCGCTACACTCAAGGCTATGAATAGTTActgaacgcacacacacacatatccattCTCACAGCCCAGGTGCTGCgtcttaaagtgtgtgtgtgtgtgtgtgtgtgtgtgcgcgcgcgcacggaCGAGCGCACGCAGGTTTCTagctcagtttctttctctgactTGTCCTTATCTCTGGTCTCTCCAACTCTCTGTGTCTCGCACTCTCTGTGCCTTTCCATCTCTCGaatatgtgtgtgtttccatCTGTTTcaatctctctctgcctctttccatTCTACTCCTCTGCACATCAATCTAAGCCTGTCCATCTTTTTGTCtgcctctctgggtctctgttcttctctgtctctctgtctcagtctctctgtATCCAGGGATTCTCGTTCCCAGCAGCTCCAGGGCGAATCTATGGGAGGTGGGGCCGGGGCGCGCCTTTGAGAGAAGGGGCGGGTGCCTACGCCTTTAAGCGCGGGTGCGCGCGGAGCCTGCTCCTTTAAGCGCGGGTGCGCGCGCGGCCCTGGGTTCCCGGCGAGGAGGCCGCGGGAGCGCCCGGACCCGGCCCGCCAGCCCggcccccgccccggccccggcGGGGGAGGGGTCTCTGAGCGCGGCCCCTCCCCCCTGCGGCCCCGCCTGTGCTGCGGTGCCCCCATCCCGCGTGTCCCTGTCTGTCTGTCCGTCCCTCCGCGCCCAGGCCTCGCCCCACCCGGCCCTGGGGCTGCCCGGTCGCCCCCATCCCCACCGCAGCCGGTATCCTCCCTCCCAGCCAGCCTCCGCCGCAGCCCGGGAAGCCGGCCGGGACGCCGCCACCCCAGACCCGGCTCTCTAACCTCCACCTCGGGGGCCTGCACCCCGAGACTGAACCGGGAGATCCGGAAACGCGAGCCTGGAACCCTGATCTGGGACCAGCACCCCGAGATCCAGCCGTGGAACCCCAAGACCTGGAGCCTGAACCCCAACATATGGGGCTGGAATCTCAAAATCGATTACTGGGACCCCAAGATTTGGAGCCGGAACCCTACAATTTGGAACACCGACCCCAATATTTGGAGCAGAACCCCAAGATTTGACATCTAAAACCTCAAGCCTAGAGCTGAACTCTGAATTCTGCGCCTGGGACCTTGAAATCTGGGACTGGATTTCCAATACTGTACCCTGGAACCCACTCTTGGGGACCTAAACCCTGGGATTCAGGCCTCAAATTCCAAGATCTGGACCGTGGGATTCCAAGGGGCCTGAATCCAAGTTGGGGCCCAAAGTCCTTACTGCAGACCTAAATGCCGAAATCTGGGGCTTGAGACCTCCCAATCTTGACTCAGCACCCCCATATCTGAATGCAGAACTCCGGGATCAGATCTCAGGCCCTAAACCCCACGTTTGGCTGCTTAGCATCCCAGCACTGGAGCTGGGAGACCCTGACCCTGAACAACCCAAACTGGACCCTAGAGGCCCAATATTTAGGGGTCTGGAACCCCAAGTATTAATCTCTGGAGACTCCGTTGCCACAGATTTCAGCCGAGTCAGGACACAGTCCCTCTACAGAAGCTTTGGGGACAGGAAAGGCATGACTAGATGCTCCCTCCAGAGCCCTGACCTCTGACTCCCTGGAGCTAGAACTCTGCTCTCTGGGGCGACTTCCAGCTCAGGTAAGGCTGCTGAAACCTCAAGGTGAGGAGGGGTTGGGAGGAGCATTGTGGCTGCGGGTCACCGTACCAGGTACCCTTTGGCACTCTTGgggtttctccagaaaaaaagacattctcCCATGGCCCCACCTTCAGCTCCTGCTCTGCCCTAAACACTCTCTCGACACTGGccagccctgcccctccctgaCTCACCTCTCCTGCCCCAGTTCATGGGACCTCCAGGTCTCTGACCCCCACAACCCTTACAACCTTGCACTGTCTGTCCTGTCCGACCGTCTCCACCTGTCCGCTCAGTGGCCATCTCTGTTCCCCATTTCTCTCTCATTATCATCTTTGTGACACCCCTGTCCACAGGTCCTCTCTCCAGCCGCCTCTGCCTGCTGCTTCTCAGTGACCATCGCTGACATCTGTGTCCACTGTGCCTCTCTCTAATCATCATTCACCAGCTCTCTTGCCCTTTGTCCACCCCTGAATCTAAGCCTGGGTCTGTGACCGTCTCCATCCGTCTTTGACATTGCTGTCCACCACCCCTCTCCGGCCGCCTCTGGCcacctttcccttctctctggcCATCTCTCCCACTGCTCTTGCCCTTCTCCCACCCGACCCTAACTCCCAGTCTGCAACCGTCTGACCATCTCTGTccacctctcctctctctcacacTCGCTGATGCCCTCTGCTCATCTGGAACATCTCTGACTGCCCTTCCTCTCTCTGATGACCTCTCACCATTCCAGCTGAGCAGCTGTCCTGGGCTCCTACTGACTGTctgtccttttccttctctctgaccATCTTGCTGGCTTTGGGCCGTTTCTGACCACGTCTCTCTGACGTGGTCATCTCCCCCAGATCTGAGCCCACCCCACGCCCCTCCCTTCTCTTTGTCTACCACTCGTCTTCCTGACCATCTCTAACCTCTTCTCTGCTCACATCTGACCACTTCTGATCATTCTTGCCACCCTGGCTGCCCTGTCTCCCCATGGCCAGCTTTGGGTGTCTCTGACCACGTCTAAAGCCCTCTGGTATTCCTGCCACCCACCCAGACCAACTGTCATTTCTctgacaatttcttttcttttttcttttggagaaacagagtctcactctgttgcccagtttggagtgtgatggcgcaatcatagctaactgcagcctcaaactcttgggctcaaattgatcctcccacctcagcgtcccacatagctaggaccacaggtgggtgccaccatgcccagctaattttttaaaaaattttgtataatagatacacagtctcactttgttgctcaggctggtcttgaactcctggcctcaagccatcctcccaactcagcctccccaaatgctgagattacagctgtgtgccacctcacctggccttccTCTGGCTTTTGGTCACATCCGATGGTCGTTGACCAGCCCTTCTGTCCTCAATCCACTGTGACCTTCTCTCCTGGTCTCAGACCACCCCCTGCTCCTGTGGAAcccctcttctcccttcttccccacAGGCCGCCCCTGCCCGCGATGGCCATCCTCCCGTTGCTCCTGTGCCTGCTGCCGCTGGCCCCTGCCTCGTCTCCACCCCAGCcagccacacccagcccatgTCCCCGACGCTGCCGCTGCCAGACACAGTCGCTGCCCCTAAGCGTGCTGTGCCCAGGGGCAGGTCTTCTGTTTGTGCCACCCTCACTGGACCGTCGGGCAGCCGAGCTGCGACTGGCAGACAACTTCATCGCCGCCGTGCGCCGCCgcgacctggccaacatgactgGCCTGCTGCATCTGAGCCTGTCCCGGAACACCATCCGCCACGTGGCCGCCGGTGCCTTCGCCGACCTGCGAGCCCTGCGTGCCCTGCACCTGGATGGGAACCGGCTGACCTCACTGGGCGAGGGCCAGCTGCGTGGCCTGGTCAACTTGCGCCACCTCATCCTCAGCAACAACCAGCTGGCAGCGCTGGCGGCCGGCGCCCTGGATGACTGTTCCGAGACGCTGGAGGACCTCGACCTCTCCTACAACAACCTTGAGCAGCTGCCCTGGGAGGCCCTGGGCCGTCTGGGCAACGTCAACACATTGGGCCTTGACCACAACCTGCTGGCATCTGTGCCCGCCGGCGCCTTTTCCCGCCTGCACAAGCTGGCCCGGCTGGATATGACCTCCAACCGCCTGACCACCATCCCACCCGACCCGCTCTTCTCCCGCCTGCCCCTGCTCGCCAGGCCCCGGGGCTCACCTGCCTCCGCCCTGGTGCTGGCCTTTGGCGGGAACCCGCTGCACTGCAACTGCGAGCTGGTGTGGCTGCGTCGCCTGGCACGGGAGGACGACCTTGAGGCCTGCGCATCCCCACCCGCTCTGGGTGGCCGCTACTTCTGGGCAGTGGGCGAGGAGGAGTTTGTGTGTGAGCCACCGGTGGTGACTCACCGCTCACCGCCCCTGGCGGTGCCTGCAGGTCGGCCAGCTGCCCTGCGCTGCCGGGCAGTGGGGGACCCGGAGCCCCGTGTGCGGTGGGTGTCACCCCAGGGCCGGCTGCTGGGCAACTCAAGCCGTGCCCGAGCCTTCCCCAATGGGACGCTGGAGCTGCTGGTCACCGAGCCGGGGGATGGGGGCATCTTCACCTGCATCGCGGCCAATGCAGCTGGTGAGGCCACAGCTGCTGTGGAGCTGACCGTGGGTCCCCCGCCGCCTCCCCAGCTAGCCAACAGCACCAGCTGTGACCCCCCGCGGGATGGGGATCCTGATGCTCTCACCCCGCCCTccgctgcctctgcctctgccaagGCAGTCGACACGGGGCCCCCTACTGACCGTGGTGTCCAGGTGACTGAGCACGGGGCCACGGCTGCTCTCGTCCAGTGGCCTGATCAGCGGCCTATCCCAGGCATCCGCATGTACCAGATCCAGTACAACAGCTCAGCCGATGACATCCTCGTCTACAGGTGCAGGGTCCAGACACTGGGGTAGCTTGGGTGGGGGAGTGAGGCAAGGGGAGGGTGGGGCACACCTAGGAATACCCCACACCAATGATACTGGAAGATATCATGAGAAATTTTACTGGAAGTTTCCAAAAGAAAtcagacagcaaaaataaaagaaatcaggcAGCAAGGATAACAAGAATCAGGCAGAAAGGGTCAATGAAATCTGACAGCAGTGATCAAAAGAAGTCAGACAGGAAGGACCAAGTAAATGAGACggcaaatgttaaaataaatcagGCTACAGGGCTAAAAAAGATCAAGCAATAACGATAAAAGAAATCAGGCTGCATGGGTAAAAAGAAATTAGGCAGCAAGAATAAATAGTAGTGGCGGGCATAAAAAGGAAAGCAGGAGTAGAAAGTAATCAGGCCAGAAGAGCAAAATGCTAATGGGCAAGGGCGGGTGGGGGGAGATAAggggataaaaataaatttaggttgtaaagataaagagagaaactCCAGGTTTTCCAGATACTAGCCGGGCTGCAGGAAGAAAAGGAGATCAAACGGGAAAGCACAGGGAGCccggaaaaaatgaaataagcagccctgttagaaaagaaatcagaCCAGAGGTTAGAAGGAAAATTGCAGGGAAGAGGGTAGATAGAGACGGggcttcctgtgtgtgtgtgaaccagTCCACCTTTCAAGTTCTAATACGGTGACatccagattttttttgagacagggtctcactttgtcatccaggctggagtgcagtggcacaatctgagctcactacaacctccacttcccgagttcaagcgattctcctgcctcagcctcccgagtagctgggattacaggcacctgccaccatgcacggctaatgattgcattttttttttttttttgagaaggagtcttactctgtcacccaggctggaatgcagtggtgcgatctcggctcactgcaacctccgcctctcgggttcaagtgattctcctgcctcaggctcttgagtagctgggattacaggcatctgccaccaggcctggctaatttttgtatttttagcagagacgggatttcaccatgttggccagggtgatctcaaagtcctgacctcaggtgatccacctgcctcagcctcccaaagtgctgggattacaagcatgagccatcacacccagggtagattttttattttctaaatcaagTCAAACCTAGTTCAAGTTCCTTTTGCCAGGTAAACAGAAATATCCAGTTTGCCACACTTGGGGTGGGGGttcccttctctcttctgctGTTGTAAACACAGAACCTGGGGTTTACAGTCTCCAAGAGGTGGCTCAGTCCAActtgtcccccaagctggagagcaCTCAGCACATCTGCTGTGACCACGTGTTCAGCAGTGGTGGCTGCTGACCCAGGTGCTGTTGATACCCCTTGCCAAAGTCCACCCTTGCAAGGATAGACTGTGGCTGTGGGTGAGTGAGTCCGTCATCACAGCCAGGCTGGGCTAAGGGTGCGGTCCCCAAAGCCTGGCTGTAAAGACTGGACCTCCCAGGGCTGAGGTCTGTGCCGTGGGAACCCAGTACCTGGAtgtcctttccttccctttgggCCATCACCTCAAGAAAAGGCCACTTGATTTCCATTTCAGTCCGGGCAACCCACTGAGCTCATTCTACTCCCTTTCTCAGACATGACTCAGAAGATTTCAGGATGGCCTGCCCCGGAAAATCACACAAGTCCTGGCCACTTTGCTGGGTGGGGAATGGGATGAACGCTTCCCTATACAGTCTCCCTGCCCCAGGCAGCCGGAGTTCCTCGTACCTCTCATTAGGGTAGCCTAGGAATGAAACAGGTGATAAAACAAGTCGGCctgttgcggtggctcacacctgtaatcccagcactttgggaggctgaggtgggcggattacctgaggtcgggagttcgagaccagcctaacaaacATGGGGAAaatctgtctgtactaaaaa encodes:
- the LRFN3 gene encoding leucine-rich repeat and fibronectin type-III domain-containing protein 3, with the protein product MAILPLLLCLLPLAPASSPPQPATPSPCPRRCRCQTQSLPLSVLCPGAGLLFVPPSLDRRAAELRLADNFIAAVRRRDLANMTGLLHLSLSRNTIRHVAAGAFADLRALRALHLDGNRLTSLGEGQLRGLVNLRHLILSNNQLAALAAGALDDCSETLEDLDLSYNNLEQLPWEALGRLGNVNTLGLDHNLLASVPAGAFSRLHKLARLDMTSNRLTTIPPDPLFSRLPLLARPRGSPASALVLAFGGNPLHCNCELVWLRRLAREDDLEACASPPALGGRYFWAVGEEEFVCEPPVVTHRSPPLAVPAGRPAALRCRAVGDPEPRVRWVSPQGRLLGNSSRARAFPNGTLELLVTEPGDGGIFTCIAANAAGEATAAVELTVGPPPPPQLANSTSCDPPRDGDPDALTPPSAASASAKAVDTGPPTDRGVQVTEHGATAALVQWPDQRPIPGIRMYQIQYNSSADDILVYRMMPADSSSFLLTDLAPGRTYDLCVLAVYEDSATGLTATRPVGCARFSTEPALRQCGAPHAPFLGGTMIIALGGVIVASVLVFIFVLLMRYKVHGGQPPGKAKTPAPVSSVCSQTNGALGPTPAPPAPEPTAPRAHTVVQLDCEPWGPGHEPVGP